The genomic interval CCTCTTGGCGCCGCAGCGGTCGAGCACCTCGAGCGCGGTCTTGCGGTCGGCGTCGGAGACGAAGAGCGGCCAGCGCCCCTTCAAGTTCGCGACGACCACGTCGAGCGGCGTCGCGGGGAAGTCGCGGTCGAAGGCCTTTCGTTGCGGCACGTAGCCGACCTTCTTGCGCCCCTCGTGCGGGGGGAGCCCCGAGATCGTGATGCGGCCCGAGGTGGGCGTGACGAGCCCCAAGATGCACTTGAGGAGCGTGCTCTTGCCCGCCCCGTTCGGCCCCGAGAGGCACAAAAACTCGCCCACCGGCACGTGGAACGACACGTGGGAGAGCACGACCTTCTTGCCGAACGCGACGCTCACGTCGCGCACGTCGAGGGCGCGCGGGCCATCTTCGGGGGGGCGAGTGCCGGCGAAGGTGGTGAGCGGGATGTGGCGCGACGCAGGCCCTCGCGCGAAGTCGGAGCCGAGCGACGAGGGCGGCGGGCGCGAGCTCTGCGCGCTCATTTTTGGTGCTTCTCGAGCTCGGTCATGTCGAACCGGAGCATCTTCTCGTAGCCGTCGGTCTCGGGGCCACCGCCGACCGGGTCGAGCACGCCGAGCGGGATTTTTGCCTCGTCCGAGAGCACCTTGGCCGGCCGCGGGTCGAGCTGCGGTTCGCTGTAGAGTGCAGGGACCTTCTTCTCCTTGATGACGCCGAGGACCTTCTGCACGTAGGCGCCCGAGGGCTGCGAGCCGGGGAAGGGCTCGATGACGGCGAGGATCTGGAGGCCGTAGCGCTTCGCGAAGTAGCCGAAGCTGCCGTGGAACGTGACGAAGCCCTTCTTGGGGAGCGCGGCGGCGCGCTTCTCGAGCTCCTTGTCGAGGGCGTCGAGGTCCTTGTCGAGGGCGTCGGCGCGCTTCCGGTAATCGGTCGCGTGGGCGGCGTCGATCTTCGAGATCTCCTCGGCGAAGGCCCGCACGATGAGCCGAGCGTTCTGCGGATCGAGCCAGACGTGCGGGTCGATCGCGCCCTTCTCGTGGTCGTGATCGTCGTCGTCGTCCTTGCCGGCGTGGGCCGCGTGCGCCTCTTCTTCACCGATGGCCTCGGCTTCGATGGGGCGCGTGGGCACACGGTCGCCGACCTTGAGCACCTTCGCGCTCGGGGCGGCGTCTTTCATGAGCTTTTCCATCCACGGGTCGAGCCCGAGGCCGACCATGACGCCGATGCGGGCCTTCGAGACCTCTTCGACGTCCTTCGGGGTCGGGTCGAACGAGTGCTCGTTCTTGCCAGGCTGGAGGAGGAGGCTCACGTCGGCGTCCGGTCCGGCGACCTTCTTCACGAGGTCGTACACCGGGTAGATCGACACGGCGACGCGGGGCTTGCCCTCGGGCGCGGCGTTCCCGCAGCTCTTGCAGCCCGCGACCGAGAAGACGAGCGCCCCTGCGGCGAGGGACACGGAGAGGGCCCGAGCGATGCGGCTAACCATGGGATCGGACGGAGCGTAGACGGCTCCGCCCTCGAAGGCGACGGGATCGTGACCGGGACGCACCGCGTCGCGAGGCTCGCGCCCCGGCGAGGGTCGCCACGCCGCGGGCCCTCGTGGTAACACCGGTCACCCGTCATGGCAGGCTACGAAATTCGCGGCGCGCTCCCCTCGGACGAGGACCAAATCCTCTCCGTGGCGCGCCACCTCAACACGGTGAACCTCCCCGACGATCGCGAAGGCGTTCGGTCGATCCTCGACGTCGCGCACAGGACGTTCACCCACGAGATCAAAGACCCGAAGCGGCGGGAGCACGTGTTCGTGCTCGTCGACAAGGCGAACGACAAGATCATCGGGACCTCGATGATCTTCGGTCAGCTCGGCCGGCGAGATGCACCCTACATCTATCTCGACGTGATCGACGAGGAGCGCTACTCGCACACGCTCGACAAGCACTTCACACACACGACGCTCTCGATCGGCTACTCGTACGACGGCCCCACGGAGATCGGCGGGCTCGTGCTCTTGCCCGACTACCGCAAGGTGCCCGAGCGCCTCGGGCAGTTCGTGTCGTACGTGCGTTTTCTCTACATGAAGATGCACAGGGCGCTCTTCCGGGACGAGGTCTTGGCCGAGCTCCTCCCGCCGCTCGAGAAGGACGGCACCTCGCACCTGTGGGAGGCGCTCGGGCGGCACTTCACCGGCATGACGTACGCCGAGGCCGACCGGCTCTCGAAGCGCAACAAGGAGTTCATCCGCGGCCTCTTCCCCGAGGGAACGATCTACGCGTCGCTCCTCCCGAAGCAGGCGCAAGACGTGATCGGCAAGGTGGGCGCGCAGACCCGCGGCGTCGAGAAGATGCTCCGCCGTATCGGCTTCCGGTACGCCGAGCGCGTCGACCCGTTCGACGGCGGCCCGCACTTCACCGCCCTCACCGACGAGATCTCGCTCGTCCAGCGCACACGAAAGATCCGCGTGGCCAAGATCGTGCCCGACAGCGAGCCCTCCAAGGTCCGCGCCGTGATCGCGCGCCACCTCGAAGAGGCCCCCTACTTCCGCGCCGTGCTCGGCCCCGTGCACGATGACGATCCGAAGGACGACGAGGCACAGATCGCGGAGGACACGGCGAGGCACCTCGGCCTCCGCGTGGGCGACGAGGCCTGGATCCTCCCGCTCGACTGAGACATGTACGGAGCCTCCTCCCTCCCCGACGAAGCCCCGGCGATCTCGACGTTCGACCTCGAGCTCCGAACGGAGGACGGTGTCACGCTGCGTGGCACGGTGCGCGAGCCCGAGGGCCAGACCGGCGTTCGCGCGACGCTCGTGCTCGCCCACGCGGCGTTCGCGCGGCGGTCCGCATGGGAAAAGCCGCGCGGGAAGGGGCTCGCCGAGCGGTACGCAACCCTTGGATATCGCACGATTTCTTTCGATTTTCGTGGACACGGGGAGAGCGAGCGCGGCGCGAGCGCTTCGGCGTACGACGCCTTCGTGCGGTGGGACCTCCCGAGCGTGGTGGCGTGCGCGAGGGACCGCGGGCAGAAGGTCGTGGTGATCGGGCACTCGCTCGGCGGGCACGTCGCCCTCGCGTCGCAGGGCATCGGGAGGCTCGGCGCCGACGCGCTCGTCGTGGCCGGCGCGACGGTGTGGCATCCGGCGTTCGAGCCCTCGTTCTTGCGCTCGGTGGCGCTTACCGGGGCGGCCGGCGTCGTCGATGCGATCTCACGGTACACCGGGAAATTCCCGGCGCGCGCGCTACGTATGGGGAGCGACGACGCCGATCAAGGGTCGCTCACGCCGTTCTTGAGGGCGGCGCGGGGCGCGGGGTACCGGAGCGACGACGGCCACGACGACTACCTCGCGGCGCTCTCGCGGGTGAAGGTCCCGGTGGCCGGGCTCGTGAGCCGCGGCGATGGCATCTGCTCCCCCGAGCAGGGCGCGCGCTTCGTGCGGCGTACGTCGGGGCCCACGAAGGTGATCGTGCTCGGGCGCGGACATCGAGGCGAGGCGCCCCCTTCGCACATGGAGCTCGTCACGTCCGAGGCGTGCCACGGCGCGTGGGACGCGGCCCTCGCGTGGGTCATCGGCGAAGAGGGGCGGCGCGCCGGGGCCGACCGGTGACAGCGTGGCCGCGGCGTGCGAAGATAGGACAGGTTCGGTGACGGCTCGCCTCAGCTCTCCCTCGGTCGCTCGAAACCGCGAGCCCATCCTCGCGGTGCTCGGACCGCTCTGCGAACGCGAGCGAGATCGCAGCGACGCGAGCCCGGACGAGCCCGTGCGCATCCTCGAGGTCGCGAGCGGTTCGGGGGAGCACGCCGCGTTCTTCGCCTCGGCGCTCCCGTTCGTCGTGTGGCAGCCGAGCGATCGCGACATCGCGGCGCTCACGAGCATCGACGCGTACCGGCTCGAGCTCGGCGTGAGGAACATGCTCCCGCCGCTTCGACTCGACGCGCGCGCCGAGGTGCGGCTCCCGACGCGGCAAGTCTTCGACGGCCTCGTGTGCATCAACATGATCCACATCAGCCCTTGGGCCTCGACACTGGGGCTCTTCGCGAGCACACGTGAGGTCGTGCGGCCGGGCGGGTTCGTGCTGCTCTACGGCCCCTACCGCCGAGGTGGCCGGCACACGGCCGAGAGCAACGCCCGGTTCGACGCCGACCTCCGCGTGCGGAACCCCGAGTGGGGCGTGCGGGATCTCGACGAGGTCGTGGCGGTCGCCGAGCGCGAGGGGCTCGGGCTCGAGCGCGTGGTCGAGATGCCCCGCGACAACCTCACGGTCGTGCTGCGGAAGGCAGTGTCACGAGAGGACGGCGAGCCATGAGGATGGTCTCGTACAATGTGCGCTACTTCGGGCACGGCACCCGCGGCATCGCGAGCACGCAGGGGGGAATGCGGCGGATCGCGCAGGCCATCGTGAAGCTCGATCCGATGCCCGACGTCGTGATGCTCCAAGAGGTCGAGACCACCTCGATCCGCTCGAACGCGCTGCACTGGACGGGCGGGGTGCGGCAGATCGACGTCTTCACGGAGATCCTCGCGGCCGAGGTGCTCCACCAGCGGCACAGCCGCGACGCCTACACGGCGCACTATTTTCCCGCGCACGTGTACGGCCCCAAGGTGAAGCCGGTCTACACGACGGGGCTCGCCACGCTCGTGCGTCAGAGCGTTCCCGTGGTCGAGGCGAAGGCCCAAGACATCACCCAACGCGAGGGGTACCTCTTCCCTTCGTTCAAGCAGACGCGGCTCTGCGCCAAGGTGCGCGTCGCTCACCCGGAGCTCGGCGAGGTCGACTTTTTCAACACGCACCTCTCGCTCCCTCAGGCCTTCACGAAGCGTTTTTGGCAGCAGAAGGACAAGATGGGCCACGGCGAGAACCAGCTCGCCGAGATCGAGGCGCTGCTCAAGTTCGTGAGCTCCGAGAAGGGCGAGGGCGGCTTCGTGCTCGCGGGAGACTTCAACGCGGGGCCGGGCTCGCCGGTCGTGGAGCGCATGCGGCAGGAGGGGCTCCGCCACGGTCTCGAGAGCGCCCACGGCCTCGACGAGCACGCGCTCCGTGGGTTCCCGACGGCCGGGTTCATGCACCTTCGCATGCACATCGATCACGCGTTCACGAGCGCGGGGCTCGCGTTCGATCACTTCGACGAGACCTTCGCGTTCGGGCGTGGGCACGGCCCCTTCCACGGGCTCTCGGACCACATGCCGCTCATCGGCAAGCTCGTTCGCGGGTAGGCGTTTCATCCGGCAAGGAAAGCGACCATGTCGCCATCGCGCCCCGAGTGCGAGGCTCGACACGGACCCTTCGCCTTTTTTCCCTCTCCCTTGGAGGCCTCCCGATGACATCCCGTGCCCTCGCGCTCTCGCTCGGTGCGCTCACCTTCGCCATCACAGGCACGCTCGCCGCGGCGCCGGGGGTGTACCCGTCCGAGGCCGAGCCCGGACCCGATCCCGAGCGGGCAGCTCGCGTCGCCCCAGGCCGAAGAGTCGGCGTTCCGGATCGACGACACGATCTATGTGGTGCAAGCCGTGGGGCCGAACGGCGCTCCGGTGGCCGTGCCGATTTGCCTCTCGCCGACGAACAAGGTCGGCCACGTGTACGCGAAGAAGGGCGGGGCGAGCTACGGCCCGATCTGCCGCGTCGCAGGCTCGACGTCCACGCCGATGGGACAGGTCGTGAAGCCGACGCGACAGCAGGGTCCGAGCGTCTACT from Myxococcales bacterium carries:
- a CDS encoding DUF938 domain-containing protein is translated as MTARLSSPSVARNREPILAVLGPLCERERDRSDASPDEPVRILEVASGSGEHAAFFASALPFVVWQPSDRDIAALTSIDAYRLELGVRNMLPPLRLDARAEVRLPTRQVFDGLVCINMIHISPWASTLGLFASTREVVRPGGFVLLYGPYRRGGRHTAESNARFDADLRVRNPEWGVRDLDEVVAVAEREGLGLERVVEMPRDNLTVVLRKAVSREDGEP
- a CDS encoding metal ABC transporter ATP-binding protein — encoded protein: MSAQSSRPPPSSLGSDFARGPASRHIPLTTFAGTRPPEDGPRALDVRDVSVAFGKKVVLSHVSFHVPVGEFLCLSGPNGAGKSTLLKCILGLVTPTSGRITISGLPPHEGRKKVGYVPQRKAFDRDFPATPLDVVVANLKGRWPLFVSDADRKTALEVLDRCGAKRLAKAQMRDLSGGEAQRVFLARALVNKPDLLVLDEPTAGVDVGGRAAIVDLMAEISASDSMAAILVTHNLQAIARCAERVVYLEKTVRAWGLWSELSSVSDLSAIFADDPRAASLDGD
- a CDS encoding endonuclease/exonuclease/phosphatase family protein, which codes for MRMVSYNVRYFGHGTRGIASTQGGMRRIAQAIVKLDPMPDVVMLQEVETTSIRSNALHWTGGVRQIDVFTEILAAEVLHQRHSRDAYTAHYFPAHVYGPKVKPVYTTGLATLVRQSVPVVEAKAQDITQREGYLFPSFKQTRLCAKVRVAHPELGEVDFFNTHLSLPQAFTKRFWQQKDKMGHGENQLAEIEALLKFVSSEKGEGGFVLAGDFNAGPGSPVVERMRQEGLRHGLESAHGLDEHALRGFPTAGFMHLRMHIDHAFTSAGLAFDHFDETFAFGRGHGPFHGLSDHMPLIGKLVRG
- a CDS encoding alpha/beta fold hydrolase; the protein is MYGASSLPDEAPAISTFDLELRTEDGVTLRGTVREPEGQTGVRATLVLAHAAFARRSAWEKPRGKGLAERYATLGYRTISFDFRGHGESERGASASAYDAFVRWDLPSVVACARDRGQKVVVIGHSLGGHVALASQGIGRLGADALVVAGATVWHPAFEPSFLRSVALTGAAGVVDAISRYTGKFPARALRMGSDDADQGSLTPFLRAARGAGYRSDDGHDDYLAALSRVKVPVAGLVSRGDGICSPEQGARFVRRTSGPTKVIVLGRGHRGEAPPSHMELVTSEACHGAWDAALAWVIGEEGRRAGADR
- a CDS encoding zinc ABC transporter substrate-binding protein translates to MVSRIARALSVSLAAGALVFSVAGCKSCGNAAPEGKPRVAVSIYPVYDLVKKVAGPDADVSLLLQPGKNEHSFDPTPKDVEEVSKARIGVMVGLGLDPWMEKLMKDAAPSAKVLKVGDRVPTRPIEAEAIGEEEAHAAHAGKDDDDDHDHEKGAIDPHVWLDPQNARLIVRAFAEEISKIDAAHATDYRKRADALDKDLDALDKELEKRAAALPKKGFVTFHGSFGYFAKRYGLQILAVIEPFPGSQPSGAYVQKVLGVIKEKKVPALYSEPQLDPRPAKVLSDEAKIPLGVLDPVGGGPETDGYEKMLRFDMTELEKHQK
- a CDS encoding arginine N-succinyltransferase, translating into MAGYEIRGALPSDEDQILSVARHLNTVNLPDDREGVRSILDVAHRTFTHEIKDPKRREHVFVLVDKANDKIIGTSMIFGQLGRRDAPYIYLDVIDEERYSHTLDKHFTHTTLSIGYSYDGPTEIGGLVLLPDYRKVPERLGQFVSYVRFLYMKMHRALFRDEVLAELLPPLEKDGTSHLWEALGRHFTGMTYAEADRLSKRNKEFIRGLFPEGTIYASLLPKQAQDVIGKVGAQTRGVEKMLRRIGFRYAERVDPFDGGPHFTALTDEISLVQRTRKIRVAKIVPDSEPSKVRAVIARHLEEAPYFRAVLGPVHDDDPKDDEAQIAEDTARHLGLRVGDEAWILPLD